The proteins below are encoded in one region of Vicia villosa cultivar HV-30 ecotype Madison, WI unplaced genomic scaffold, Vvil1.0 ctg.000434F_1_1, whole genome shotgun sequence:
- the LOC131628228 gene encoding uncharacterized protein LOC131628228: MAKYDEGDKCWIVEDRPDGTNVHNWHWPETNCVEWSRTFFSKLFNNLKILDGEGNFHATVKKVKNLDGKAYVNVRKGKIVLGYEISVSILWEGEERDFDGKILHKVVGSFEIPYISDENANEGPKVRVSVKDERVIGKSLKEAIVVKGKAVILEKVRVWVESMLKGGPVKDELESKKG; this comes from the coding sequence ATGGCAAAATACGACGAAGGCGACAAATGTTGGATCGTCGAAGACAGACCCGACGGCACAAACGTCCACAACTGGCACTGGCCCGAAACCAACTGTGTAGAATGGTCCAGAACCTTCTTCAGCAAGCTCTTCAACAACCTCAAAATTCTCGACGGCGAGGGTAACTTCCATGCCACCGTCAAGAAGGTCAAAAATCTCGATGGCAAGGCATACGTTAACGTCCGCAAGGGGAAGATCGTTCTGGGATACGAAATCAGTGTGTCGATTTTGTGGGAAGGTGAAGAGAGGGATTTTGATGGGAAGATCTTGCATAAGGTTGTTGGGAGTTTTGAGATTCCGTATATTTCCGATGAGAATGCCAATGAGGGTCCGAAGGTTAGGGTTAGTGTTAAAGATGAGAGGGTTATTGGGAAGAGTTTGAAGGAGGCGATTGTTGTGAAAGGGAAGGCGGTGATTTTGGAGAAGGTTAGGGTTTGGGTTGAGAGTATGTTGAAAGGTGGACCGGTTAAAGATGAGCTTGAGAGTAAGAAGGGTTAG